From a single Actinomyces viscosus genomic region:
- a CDS encoding exonuclease domain-containing protein, whose amino-acid sequence MSTPHSSSVSDAASPAWPFGPLLGFDTETTGVDPSRDRIVTAALVWRSERQADGGRRQSVTTWLADPGVEIPEAASAVHGVTTERARAEGRPVTEVLAEVSDHLVAAMAAGSPVVAFNASYDLTLMEVELARHGLPTMRSRLGRDLGPIADPLVLDRAVDRYRRGKRRLGDLCEVYGVQVDAALHTAEVDVAATLDVLEALATAHPRVSELSAEELVAFQARTHRVWAESFNEWLARRNPSRAPAQTAWPLPDSPVD is encoded by the coding sequence ATGAGCACCCCGCACTCCTCCTCCGTGTCCGACGCCGCCTCCCCCGCCTGGCCCTTCGGCCCCCTACTCGGTTTCGATACCGAGACCACCGGCGTGGATCCCTCCCGGGACCGCATCGTCACGGCGGCACTCGTCTGGCGCTCGGAGCGTCAGGCCGACGGAGGACGGCGGCAGTCGGTGACCACGTGGCTCGCAGATCCCGGTGTCGAGATTCCCGAGGCCGCCTCCGCGGTCCACGGCGTGACCACCGAGCGGGCCCGGGCAGAGGGGCGGCCGGTGACCGAGGTGCTGGCAGAGGTGAGTGACCACCTGGTGGCGGCGATGGCGGCCGGGTCTCCGGTGGTCGCCTTCAACGCCTCCTACGACCTGACGCTCATGGAGGTCGAGCTCGCCCGTCACGGTCTGCCCACGATGCGCTCGCGCCTGGGGCGCGACCTGGGGCCCATCGCCGATCCCCTGGTCCTGGACCGGGCCGTAGACCGCTACCGCAGAGGCAAGCGCCGCCTGGGCGATCTCTGCGAGGTCTACGGCGTGCAGGTTGATGCGGCCCTGCACACCGCGGAGGTGGACGTGGCCGCCACGCTCGATGTGCTCGAGGCGCTGGCCACGGCTCACCCGCGGGTCTCGGAGCTCAGCGCGGAGGAGCTCGTTGCCTTCCAGGCCCGGACCCACCGCGTCTGGGCGGAGTCCTTCAACGAGTGGCTGGCTCGCAGGAACCCCTCGCGGGCCCCGGCCCAGACCGCCTGGCCCCTGCCGGACTCCCCCGTCGACTGA
- a CDS encoding GuaB3 family IMP dehydrogenase-related protein: MSTEVEIGRSKRALRAYSFDDIALVPARRTRDTSEVRVGWQIDAYHVDLPVMASPMDSVMSPETAIMVGRLGGIGVLDLEGLWTRYEDPAEALERIRRADPSQATSVLQEVYRAPVRPELITERLTQIRASGVVVAGRLSPAQTQRHWRTVVEAGVDLLVIRGSFVSAEHVSGAVEPLNLKRFIYELDVPVVVGGVTTYTAALHLMRTGAAGVLVGQGGGASSSVRQVLGLHMPMATAVADVAGARRDYLDESGGRYVHVIADGSVGNSGDVVKAIACGADAVMLGAALARAEEAPGGGYHWGAEARHERLPRGFRSHVGTVGTMAEILNGPSDRADGTLNIMGALRRTLATTGYADVKELQRVEIVLAPYAGS, translated from the coding sequence ATGAGCACAGAGGTCGAGATCGGACGCTCCAAGCGCGCCCTGCGCGCCTACTCCTTCGACGACATCGCCCTGGTGCCGGCCCGTCGCACCCGTGACACCTCCGAGGTGCGGGTGGGCTGGCAGATCGACGCCTACCACGTGGACCTGCCGGTCATGGCCTCGCCCATGGACTCGGTCATGAGTCCCGAGACCGCCATCATGGTGGGCCGTCTGGGCGGCATCGGCGTGCTGGACCTGGAGGGACTGTGGACCCGCTACGAGGACCCCGCTGAGGCCCTCGAACGCATCCGCCGGGCCGACCCGTCCCAGGCCACCAGCGTCCTGCAGGAGGTCTACCGGGCCCCCGTCCGACCTGAGCTCATCACTGAGCGACTGACTCAGATCCGGGCCTCTGGCGTCGTCGTCGCCGGGCGGCTCAGTCCCGCCCAGACCCAGCGGCACTGGCGCACCGTCGTCGAGGCGGGTGTGGACCTCCTGGTCATCCGCGGCTCCTTCGTGTCGGCCGAGCACGTCTCCGGTGCCGTCGAGCCCCTCAACCTCAAGCGCTTCATCTACGAGCTCGACGTGCCCGTCGTCGTCGGCGGGGTGACCACCTACACCGCCGCCCTCCACCTCATGCGCACCGGCGCGGCCGGGGTCCTCGTGGGGCAGGGCGGCGGCGCCTCCTCCTCGGTGCGCCAGGTCCTGGGGCTGCACATGCCCATGGCCACCGCCGTGGCCGACGTCGCCGGAGCCCGGCGCGACTACCTCGACGAGTCCGGAGGTCGCTACGTCCACGTCATCGCCGACGGCTCGGTGGGCAACTCCGGGGACGTCGTCAAGGCCATCGCCTGCGGTGCCGACGCCGTCATGCTCGGTGCCGCGCTCGCCCGTGCCGAGGAGGCGCCCGGCGGCGGCTACCACTGGGGCGCCGAGGCCCGCCACGAGCGCCTGCCGCGGGGCTTCCGCAGCCACGTGGGCACGGTCGGCACCATGGCCGAGATCCTCAACGGCCCCTCCGACCGTGCCGACGGCACCCTCAACATCATGGGCGCTCTGCGCCGCACGCTGGCCACCACCGGTTACGCCGACGTCAAGGAGCTCCAGCGCGTGGAGATCGTCCTGGCCCCCTACGCCGGCTCCTGA